The following DNA comes from Deltaproteobacteria bacterium.
TCCGGTCTTCGTACAACCGTAGGAGAGGTTATTCAATGGGCGCTGCAGTATTCCGGACATTCACCATCAAAGATCGAATATGTTTCAGATAGACCGACGACAATAAACTTTAGAGGTCTTGATTGCAGCAAAGCGAAGAAGGCGCTTGGCTGGGAGCCTGTTATGACGGTTGAAGAAGGCGTTAAAAAAACTACCGAATGGTGGATAAAAAACAGGAGTTGGTGGAAAAAATGAAGACTGAAAAACATGATGCAATAGTTCTTTCCAGTACAGATGAAAAGGAGGTATTGAAGCATTTTATTGGCCGATTTAAAGATGCGCCATTGCCTGATGATGAAATTCTTCCAAATCTGGGGCTTTTTCTAAGTTCAAAAAATCTTTCCAGAATTCTTTTCTTCTACGAGATTTACAAAAAAATTATAAATAATCATGGTATTATTGCTGAATTTGGCGTCAGATGGGGCCAGACCCTTTCTCTGATGTCTGCCCTGCGAGGCATATTTGAGCCTTTTAACCGGCATAGAAAAATTGTCGGCTTTGATACCTTTGAGGGTTTTATCGGGATGGCTGAAGAAGATGGAGAAAAATGCAAGTGCAGTGATGGATCATTTTCTGTCTCACCGGGGTATGAGAATTATCTGGACTCAATTCTGGATATGCAGGAGAAACTTAACCCCATGGCACATTTGAAAAGATATGAGCTGGTAAAGGGAAATGCTGTTGAAACCATTCCTGCCTATCTTGAAAGGCACCCTGAGACAATTATTTCACTGGCTATTTTTGATTTTGATATATATGCGCCGACCAGGGCTGCCCTGGATGCAATCAAACCACATATTTGCAAGGGAAGCATCCTGGTTTTTGACGAGCTTTGCGATGATATATTTCCCGGTGAAACTGTTGCTTTGCGGGAAACGTTGGGCTTGAATAATGTTCGGGTTCAGAGGTTTCCCATGACATCAAGAATATCTTATATAGAGGTAGAATGAAACAGGAGTGTAAAGACATAAGGAGAGAGATACTTAAAATCTCAAATGCAAGCGGCCATGGTCATATTCCCACATGTTTTTCAATTGTGGAAATAATGTATGCCGTGTATGGAAGGATGAATCATGATCCGAAAAATCCCCATTGGGAAGGAAGGGATATATTTCTTCTCAGTAAAGGTCACGCTTCATTGGGACATTATTCGGTTCTTGCCAAATTCGGATATTTCGATATAGAAAGGGTGTACTCATTCGGAAACTTTATGTCTGACTTTGGCTGTCATGCAGACAGGTTTAAGGTTCCCGGTGCAGAAGCGTCAACAGGATCTTTGGGGCATGGGATAGGAATTGCCGTTGGTATTGCCCTCGCTTTTAAGTTAAAAAAACAGGATAGAAAGGTCTTTGTAGTTATTGGTGATGGTGAATCCAACGAAGGAACCGTTTGGGAAGCGATAATGGTTGCTGTGAACCTTAACTTAAACAACTTGACAATAATCTATGATAACAATATGTCTCACGGTAGAGGACTTCAAATTACCGGGCCTGCTGATCGCTTCAAAGCTTTTGGTTGTCATGTTTGGGAGGTAAATGGTCATGACCTTGGTCAGCTTGAAGATGAAATTGACCAACAAAGTGAGAACGTTAAAGTTATAGTCGCAAATACGGTTAAGGGCTATGGTTGTAAAACGTTAGTTGAAAATCAATATGAGTGGCACAGAAAGTCGCCCGGTGATGAAGAACTTGAAAAATTGTTGAGGGAGCTCGATGAGGAAACAGTTTAAAAATACCATAATGGATCTATCCTTGACGGATGAAAATATTGTAATGATTCTGGGGGATGTGAGTGTTTATCTTTTTAACGAATTTAATACAAAATATCCTGACCGGTTTTACAATATGGGCATATGCGAAAATACGCTTATCAGCGTTGCTGCCGGTCTGGGTTCGCAGGGTCTTACTCCCTTTGTTCATACCATTGCTCCTTTTATAACGGAAAGGAGTTTTGAACAGATTAAACTGGATTTTTGTTACAACGGGTTTGGGGGGAATATTGTTTCCTGTGGCGCATCCTTTGATTATGCATGGGACGGCGCGACACACCATTGTTATACCGATCTGGCCATATTGAGATTGTTACCCGGGATGGAGGTGCTTCAGCCAGGGTCACAAAAGGAACTGGATATTCTGCTTAGAAGCCGGTACAACAATGGCAAACCGACTTACTTCAGGCTTTCAGACCATCCTCATGACATAGATGCCCCTGTTGAATTCGGTAAGGGTTGTGTAATAAAAGATTCCGGAGCGGATTTGACCGTTGTTACGGCTGGTCCGGTCCTTGGGAATGTATTAGAGGCCTGCAAGGACCTTAATGTTAACCTTATCTATTTTAATACAATCAAGCCGATCGATAGAAAAATAATTTCACAATTTAAAAATACAAAAATGTTGGTTATCCATGATGCATTTGGGCTTTATGAGGCGCTTTGTGCAATCCCGGATCTGACCGTTTCTTACCACGGTTTACCCGATGAATTCTGTAGCTGGTATGGGACATTGCATGATATTAGGGAGAAGATAGGGTTGGATGTTAAATCAATAAAAGCTACTATAAATAGTAAACTATAAAAATGAATAATATGTCATCTATGAGTAAATGGATTACTTATGAATCCATTTTTTATTCGGGACTGCTTCCTTATCTATGACATTATGAGAATTAATTTATGAATATTTCAACTAATGTATCAGTTTTAGCAGTTCAGAATTATGGACCCAGTGGCACCTTGCTATTACAGAGCCTCCTGGATGGACATCCCAATATACTTTCTTTCCCCACTGTTTATATTCATAATTTTTTTTACTTTTGGGATAAACATGGAGATGAGAGTACAGACTCCCTGATTAATTCCTTCATTGATGAATATAATTTCTGGTTTCACCCTGAAGGTGCTGTAAAGGCATTGGGCCTGCATCAAATGGGAGAGAATATGGATGAGACAATTTATGTTTCCGAGGAGATTTTCAAAAATACACTAAGTCATATAGTCGGCAGGGATGAGCATCCTTCTCGAAAGTCATTTTTTATTGCAATTTATTTTTCTTATGCAAAAGCTTTAGGCCGTAAAATAGATGAACCTGTTGTTTTAGTCTTTCCTATCCATAATTTACCTAGATTACATGCAAAATATTTAATTGAAGATTTTCCAAATGCCAAGTTTGTTCATATGATCAGGGAGCCGATCCAGTTGATCGTTTCTTCATTTAAACATGTTACACAAAATTATCTTCCTGCCAATCCGGCTGAGTGTGCCTATTCACAAATGTTGAATGACTATATTAAACAATGGGGTTGGCCAAATAAGCGTTTTGTATATGGATACAAACCTTACTTCAATGAACATGAAAGATTTTCAAAAGCTGTAAAACTGGAAGATATTCATACTAATCCGGAAATAGTTTTAAAAACTATCTGTGAATGGCTTGATATTCCATGGCACAAGTGTCTTCTCACTAGCACCTTCAATGGAAAAAAGTGGTGGAATAGACCTGGATGTCCCAGGATATCAGGTTTCGGCTTGCAAGCTATCAAGAAAAAAACCGATGATGTAATCAGTGAGTTTGATAAATATCGATTGTATGGCTTAATGAGTAAAAAGTATAAAATATGGGGCTATCAGTACCCTGAGCTATGCAGTAATATTTTTTTTCAGATGGCTTTACCCTTTTTAATTTTAATTCCATTCAAAGCTGAAGGAAGTTTTCTCAAATATAGATTTATTTATACTCCCATAGGTTTATACAAACAAATTATTGTGGCAATGACTAAGAGACTTAAAAAAAATCAGCTGCCATTGGGAATTGGAAATATAATTCATTTTGCCGGGAAATTTTTTGATTCTATTAATGTTATTTTTGAACCTGCATCAAAAAGTTCACTTTGGCACTATCTTAAAAAATTTATGGTGATTATGGGCTTTACTTTATTTGTACCCGTTTTTTTATTGATATTGCTTAAAGATACCCTGATGGTACGCTACTGGCTCTATCGAGGGTGGTTTGTTAACTTGCCGAAGAAAAG
Coding sequences within:
- a CDS encoding crotonobetainyl-CoA--carnitine CoA-transferase, producing MKTEKHDAIVLSSTDEKEVLKHFIGRFKDAPLPDDEILPNLGLFLSSKNLSRILFFYEIYKKIINNHGIIAEFGVRWGQTLSLMSALRGIFEPFNRHRKIVGFDTFEGFIGMAEEDGEKCKCSDGSFSVSPGYENYLDSILDMQEKLNPMAHLKRYELVKGNAVETIPAYLERHPETIISLAIFDFDIYAPTRAALDAIKPHICKGSILVFDELCDDIFPGETVALRETLGLNNVRVQRFPMTSRISYIEVE
- a CDS encoding transketolase; translated protein: MKQECKDIRREILKISNASGHGHIPTCFSIVEIMYAVYGRMNHDPKNPHWEGRDIFLLSKGHASLGHYSVLAKFGYFDIERVYSFGNFMSDFGCHADRFKVPGAEASTGSLGHGIGIAVGIALAFKLKKQDRKVFVVIGDGESNEGTVWEAIMVAVNLNLNNLTIIYDNNMSHGRGLQITGPADRFKAFGCHVWEVNGHDLGQLEDEIDQQSENVKVIVANTVKGYGCKTLVENQYEWHRKSPGDEELEKLLRELDEETV
- a CDS encoding sulfotransferase; this encodes MNISTNVSVLAVQNYGPSGTLLLQSLLDGHPNILSFPTVYIHNFFYFWDKHGDESTDSLINSFIDEYNFWFHPEGAVKALGLHQMGENMDETIYVSEEIFKNTLSHIVGRDEHPSRKSFFIAIYFSYAKALGRKIDEPVVLVFPIHNLPRLHAKYLIEDFPNAKFVHMIREPIQLIVSSFKHVTQNYLPANPAECAYSQMLNDYIKQWGWPNKRFVYGYKPYFNEHERFSKAVKLEDIHTNPEIVLKTICEWLDIPWHKCLLTSTFNGKKWWNRPGCPRISGFGLQAIKKKTDDVISEFDKYRLYGLMSKKYKIWGYQYPELCSNIFFQMALPFLILIPFKAEGSFLKYRFIYTPIGLYKQIIVAMTKRLKKNQLPLGIGNIIHFAGKFFDSINVIFEPASKSSLWHYLKKFMVIMGFTLFVPVFLLILLKDTLMVRYWLYRGWFVNLPKKRSEVRLLYDDVLKINIQEK